A genomic window from Sphingobacterium spiritivorum includes:
- a CDS encoding DUF3347 domain-containing protein has protein sequence MKTGIFNGCIIWISALLLMGCNSATKPSDTSITQQEKTTEVKQNVVGIKDDALNTVYQQYLLLSDALINSDMAAAKEAGLALELAAKALDNRGQLVKLASTITAVSDIEKQRAVFSDLSNEMMSRIKTVGLKEGEVYLDYCPMALDDQGAVWLSNEKSIRNPYYGEKMMECGEVKETLK, from the coding sequence ATGAAAACAGGAATTTTTAATGGCTGTATCATATGGATATCGGCCTTACTTTTGATGGGTTGCAACAGTGCAACCAAGCCTTCGGATACAAGTATTACCCAGCAGGAAAAGACGACGGAGGTGAAACAGAATGTAGTTGGCATAAAAGATGACGCGCTTAATACCGTTTATCAGCAATATTTGCTCCTTAGTGATGCACTGATCAATTCGGATATGGCTGCTGCAAAAGAAGCTGGTCTGGCGCTGGAATTGGCTGCAAAAGCGCTGGATAACAGGGGTCAATTAGTTAAGCTTGCTTCCACTATTACAGCAGTCTCTGATATCGAAAAGCAAAGAGCAGTCTTTTCAGACCTTAGTAATGAGATGATGAGCAGAATAAAGACTGTAGGATTAAAAGAAGGAGAAGTTTATCTGGACTATTGTCCTATGGCACTGGACGACCAGGGCGCTGTCTGGCTAAGTAATGAAAAGAGTATACGAAATCCGTACTATGGTGAAAAGATGATGGAGTGTGGGGAAGTAAAAGAAACACTGAAGTAG
- a CDS encoding efflux RND transporter periplasmic adaptor subunit yields MKSSVIKIGILLSIVTILWSCTGTPEKKDESTTGETKQTYTCPMHPQVIKHEMSTCPICGMDLVPFEKNSADKSVRLDEQRQLLANIATRRVGNEGIVLPQKILNGRLVLNPEHSNYISAKIAGRVEQLYIRETGAIIKKGQPLYVLYSEELATLQQEYLMAVAQKQQFDRDKLEQQLLASAKQKLVLYGQTEQQIQQLAKTGQKSPLVTVLATQSGTVAELSITQGQYVAEGGPIMRLENYGQLWVEADLYPNEAKQITQGQRLKVIVVGWEDQEQWMKVDFINPSLQSGTQLTQIRGSIVNAKQQWQPGLQVQVLLSNISKSADGIVLPVDAVINDGKGQHVWIKTGADSFEPKSVITGITNQDQVSIISGLEEGEEVVITGAYLLYSEYVLKRGIHPLG; encoded by the coding sequence ATGAAAAGTTCAGTAATAAAAATAGGGATACTCCTTAGTATAGTGACCATACTTTGGAGTTGCACTGGTACTCCGGAAAAGAAAGATGAGTCAACAACCGGAGAAACCAAACAAACGTATACGTGTCCTATGCATCCGCAGGTAATTAAGCACGAAATGAGTACATGTCCTATATGCGGTATGGATCTGGTGCCTTTTGAGAAAAACAGTGCTGATAAGAGTGTCAGGTTAGATGAGCAACGCCAGCTACTTGCCAATATAGCGACCAGACGCGTCGGCAATGAAGGCATTGTATTGCCGCAAAAAATATTGAACGGCAGATTGGTACTGAATCCGGAACATAGTAATTACATATCTGCAAAAATTGCCGGCAGGGTTGAACAGTTGTATATCCGAGAAACCGGGGCTATAATAAAAAAAGGACAACCTTTATATGTACTTTATTCTGAAGAACTGGCCACGTTGCAACAGGAATACCTGATGGCTGTGGCTCAGAAGCAGCAGTTTGACAGAGATAAACTGGAACAGCAATTGCTGGCATCGGCAAAGCAAAAACTAGTGTTATATGGTCAGACAGAACAACAAATACAACAACTTGCCAAAACCGGGCAAAAGAGCCCGCTTGTGACAGTACTCGCAACCCAAAGCGGAACAGTGGCTGAACTAAGTATTACTCAGGGACAATATGTAGCAGAGGGAGGACCGATAATGCGTCTGGAAAACTACGGACAATTGTGGGTAGAAGCTGATCTGTATCCTAATGAGGCAAAGCAAATCACGCAAGGTCAAAGATTAAAGGTAATCGTAGTCGGATGGGAAGATCAGGAGCAATGGATGAAGGTTGATTTTATAAACCCTTCATTGCAAAGTGGTACGCAGCTCACGCAAATCAGGGGGAGTATAGTCAATGCTAAACAGCAATGGCAACCAGGGCTGCAGGTACAGGTGTTGTTAAGCAATATCTCAAAAAGTGCTGATGGTATAGTTTTACCGGTTGATGCTGTAATAAATGACGGCAAAGGGCAACATGTGTGGATAAAAACAGGTGCGGATAGTTTTGAACCAAAATCTGTGATCACTGGAATTACCAATCAGGATCAGGTGAGCATTATCTCAGGGCTGGAAGAAGGAGAAGAAGTGGTTATCACGGGAGCCTATCTGCTATACAGTGAGTACGTACTCAAGAGAGGTATACATCCTTTGGGTTAG
- a CDS encoding efflux RND transporter periplasmic adaptor subunit, with product MKRNYIVKLLQDRTTGKTSATCGGDKTETKLRKFQVAFTFPALIILLLTTVFVSCKQGSKKEHHDVGKITIDSSLSTLLQPSNKQVVGNMAVVKASYQSEIMLAEVQGIVNYDNRAETGVASRVGGRLEKINVKYNYQPVRKGQLLFEIYAPDLAAAQQELLYLAQSGEEPLLSQARQRLMLLGMTAEDIQKVLQIKKVNYRIPVYSPSDGFILEKSVANAISTPAPPVASGGGGDGMAGMNGSNETASTAAPATTMQNASVMLREGQYVSAGQSLFTIYKSDQLLAEFALKPALAAYVNKGTKLGFYKTTDREGTFQTSTIGLIQPMIKSGENFTLARVYLTKGRFKAGEILTAKIPVYIKGSYWLPASAILSAGAQRIVFKKENNVFKPVNVKTGLRINGMVQINQDISPWEFAKDAAYLVDSESFIKAENEN from the coding sequence ATGAAAAGGAATTATATCGTTAAGCTGCTACAAGACAGAACTACCGGGAAGACCTCTGCAACGTGTGGAGGAGACAAAACGGAAACGAAATTAAGGAAGTTCCAGGTTGCTTTTACTTTTCCGGCGCTGATAATATTATTGTTGACTACTGTCTTTGTTTCCTGCAAACAGGGATCTAAGAAAGAACATCATGATGTTGGAAAAATCACGATTGACAGTAGCCTGAGTACTCTGTTACAGCCTTCCAACAAGCAAGTGGTCGGTAATATGGCTGTTGTCAAAGCGAGTTATCAATCCGAAATTATGCTGGCTGAAGTACAGGGTATTGTAAATTATGATAACAGAGCTGAGACCGGAGTGGCAAGCAGGGTAGGAGGTCGTCTGGAAAAGATTAATGTAAAATACAACTACCAACCCGTTCGTAAAGGGCAGTTGCTTTTCGAGATTTATGCACCGGATCTGGCAGCAGCACAGCAGGAACTACTCTATCTGGCTCAAAGTGGTGAAGAGCCTCTGCTTTCCCAGGCCCGACAACGTTTGATGTTGCTTGGTATGACTGCTGAGGACATCCAAAAGGTGTTGCAAATCAAAAAAGTTAATTACCGTATTCCCGTTTATAGTCCTTCCGATGGTTTTATATTAGAAAAATCCGTAGCAAACGCTATTTCAACTCCTGCTCCTCCGGTGGCTTCTGGCGGAGGTGGAGATGGGATGGCGGGTATGAATGGAAGTAATGAAACTGCTTCCACTGCAGCTCCGGCAACTACCATGCAAAACGCATCCGTCATGTTAAGAGAGGGGCAATATGTAAGCGCGGGACAGAGTTTGTTCACAATCTATAAGTCTGACCAGTTGTTGGCAGAATTTGCTTTAAAGCCTGCATTGGCTGCTTATGTAAATAAGGGAACCAAGCTAGGTTTTTATAAAACCACTGACAGGGAAGGGACTTTTCAAACTTCCACTATAGGACTTATACAGCCCATGATAAAATCCGGAGAGAATTTTACTCTGGCTAGAGTCTATCTGACGAAAGGACGATTCAAGGCTGGTGAAATTCTGACGGCTAAAATACCCGTATATATCAAAGGTAGTTACTGGCTGCCAGCATCTGCTATACTGAGCGCAGGCGCACAACGAATTGTATTCAAAAAAGAAAATAATGTTTTTAAACCCGTCAATGTAAAAACAGGCTTAAGAATAAATGGCATGGTGCAGATCAATCAGGATATTTCTCCATGGGAATTTGCCAAAGATGCTGCTTATCTGGTGGATAGCGAGAGCTTTATAAAAGCAGAGAATGAAAATTGA
- a CDS encoding TolC family protein: protein MCFSVADAQERQVLSLETILQQIDQHNLLLKTYGLKAESYLQNAEAATAWMAPMVGVGTFMTPYPGQMIMDGRDRGSLMLQLEQDIPNFAKLNADRKYIRSQANVERATRDITLNDLRTTAKKLYYTWLVAKMKLSVLDKSTQIMQTMRKLEEVRYPFNQSRLGAVYQTSAKLEETENMKRMQEGEIGRAMAALNGMMNRSGNTAFTIDTTFVPQFTVAGSLDTASLAAARKDIAKMDYNIQSMHLNIYAMKKQSSPEFRFRFDHMSPFGSGMPKAYSVMGMVSIPIAPWSSKMYKSEIKGMQYEVEAMQMEKAAMLQETQGMLYGMQYQIKTMEQQILAMEKKIIPTLEKTLEVSVLSYRENKMQLPEVITAWEAYNMMQSNVLDEKLKLYLMIADYEKELYR from the coding sequence ATGTGCTTCTCCGTAGCTGATGCTCAGGAGAGACAAGTGTTGTCTCTTGAGACTATTTTACAACAGATAGATCAGCACAATCTGTTACTGAAAACATATGGGTTAAAAGCAGAAAGTTATCTGCAAAATGCAGAAGCAGCTACTGCCTGGATGGCTCCAATGGTTGGAGTTGGTACGTTTATGACACCCTATCCGGGACAGATGATAATGGATGGGCGTGACAGAGGTTCTCTGATGCTGCAACTGGAACAGGATATACCAAATTTTGCAAAGTTGAATGCAGATAGAAAATATATCCGTTCACAAGCTAACGTCGAACGGGCAACCCGCGATATTACACTGAACGATCTGCGAACAACTGCGAAGAAGCTCTATTACACCTGGCTGGTGGCTAAAATGAAACTTTCTGTATTGGACAAAAGTACGCAGATCATGCAGACCATGCGTAAATTGGAAGAGGTAAGATACCCTTTTAATCAATCCAGACTTGGAGCTGTTTACCAGACTTCGGCCAAACTTGAAGAAACGGAAAATATGAAACGGATGCAGGAAGGCGAAATCGGCCGGGCTATGGCCGCTCTCAATGGTATGATGAACCGATCAGGCAATACTGCCTTTACAATTGATACTACGTTCGTACCTCAGTTTACAGTTGCAGGATCACTGGATACGGCAAGTCTGGCTGCAGCAAGAAAAGATATTGCAAAAATGGATTACAATATCCAGTCTATGCATTTAAATATCTATGCGATGAAAAAACAGAGTAGCCCCGAATTTCGGTTTAGATTTGATCATATGTCACCTTTTGGAAGTGGTATGCCCAAGGCTTATAGTGTAATGGGGATGGTGAGTATTCCTATCGCACCCTGGTCGTCTAAAATGTACAAATCAGAAATAAAAGGTATGCAATACGAAGTGGAAGCTATGCAGATGGAAAAAGCGGCAATGTTGCAGGAAACACAGGGCATGCTTTACGGTATGCAATATCAGATCAAAACTATGGAACAGCAGATTCTGGCGATGGAGAAAAAGATTATACCGACACTGGAAAAAACATTGGAAGTAAGTGTGCTGAGTTATCGTGAAAATAAAATGCAGTTGCCCGAAGTGATTACAGCCTGGGAAGCATATAATATGATGCAGAGCAATGTGCTGGATGAAAAACTGAAACTATACTTAATGATTGCAGATTATGAAAAGGAATTATATCGTTAA
- a CDS encoding efflux RND transporter permease subunit yields MKNWFKNKFRKTPGWISEEERLAIITKSSKQVSRGVFFATVIIITSFLPVFMLTGQEGKLFHPLAYTKTFIMIVDALLVITLAPVLISFFMKGKFKPDSANPVNRFLEKVYEPIIRLVLKWRKTTIAINVIALLITIPLLKKLGTEFIPPLDEQSILFMPVTLPDVSNAEIKRILQVQDKIIKTVPEVDKVLGKAGRANTATDNSPISMIETIITLKPKNQWREGITKKDIVTELDAKLQIPGVVNGWTQPIINRINMLATGIRTDVGIKVFGQDLDTIAAVSEKVKAALEGTPGVSDLFVEPITGGKYLSIDIRREDLSRYGLNVDDVNQVVETALGGASIGNTIEGRQRFSISVRLAQDYRNSLAQIERIPLQSQSFGEIPLSAVANVKFEDGPPMISSDNAILRGAVMFNVRDRDLGSTVKDAMEQLNKQDGILPEGYFLEWSGQYENLIRGQQTLMWIAPVVLVIIFFSLYFAFHSVREAFLSLITVPFALIGGAYMIYFWGVNLSVGVAVGFIALFGIAVETGIVMVIYLNDAMQQLVKLRGNSSETISKEELREYVIHGAAKRLRPKLMTVCVSLFGLIPVLWATGVGVDVMQPIVLPMIGGVLTSSTHILLVTPLIFLMSKEYELRKYGKLEVHNVQH; encoded by the coding sequence ATGAAAAATTGGTTTAAAAATAAGTTTCGCAAAACACCTGGTTGGATTAGCGAAGAAGAGCGACTGGCCATTATTACCAAGTCAAGCAAGCAGGTATCCAGAGGTGTATTTTTCGCTACAGTAATTATTATTACCTCATTTTTGCCGGTATTTATGCTGACCGGACAAGAAGGTAAATTGTTTCACCCTCTGGCTTATACGAAAACGTTTATCATGATCGTTGACGCTCTTTTGGTGATTACACTTGCACCTGTACTTATATCTTTCTTCATGAAAGGAAAGTTTAAGCCGGACAGTGCCAATCCGGTAAACAGATTTTTGGAGAAGGTCTATGAACCTATAATCAGGCTGGTGTTAAAGTGGCGGAAAACGACTATTGCGATTAATGTGATCGCCTTACTGATCACGATTCCGTTACTGAAAAAACTTGGTACTGAATTTATACCGCCACTGGATGAACAGAGTATTTTATTTATGCCAGTCACTTTGCCGGATGTATCAAATGCTGAAATAAAAAGGATCTTACAGGTACAGGATAAGATTATCAAAACGGTTCCTGAAGTGGATAAAGTATTGGGGAAAGCCGGCCGTGCCAATACAGCTACAGACAATTCGCCTATCAGCATGATAGAAACTATTATTACACTGAAGCCTAAAAATCAGTGGAGAGAAGGCATTACTAAGAAAGATATTGTGACCGAACTGGATGCCAAATTGCAGATACCCGGAGTGGTAAACGGATGGACGCAACCTATTATTAATCGCATCAATATGTTGGCTACAGGAATTCGTACTGACGTAGGGATAAAGGTGTTTGGACAAGATCTGGACACGATTGCAGCAGTTTCAGAAAAAGTAAAAGCGGCTTTGGAAGGAACTCCAGGTGTGAGTGATTTGTTTGTCGAACCCATTACCGGAGGTAAATATTTGTCTATCGATATCCGAAGAGAGGATTTGTCACGTTACGGGCTCAATGTAGATGATGTAAATCAGGTGGTGGAAACGGCTTTAGGTGGAGCCAGCATAGGCAATACCATAGAAGGCCGGCAACGATTTTCCATCAGTGTACGTCTGGCACAGGACTATCGTAACAGTCTGGCACAGATAGAACGTATCCCGTTGCAGTCACAGAGTTTTGGTGAAATTCCCTTATCGGCGGTAGCCAATGTAAAGTTTGAGGATGGTCCGCCGATGATCAGTTCGGATAACGCCATTTTGCGTGGAGCAGTAATGTTTAATGTGAGGGACAGAGATCTTGGAAGTACGGTGAAGGATGCCATGGAACAACTGAATAAGCAGGATGGAATATTGCCGGAAGGATACTTTTTGGAGTGGAGCGGACAGTACGAAAATCTGATCAGAGGTCAGCAAACTTTGATGTGGATTGCACCGGTAGTTCTGGTCATTATTTTCTTCTCTTTATATTTTGCCTTTCATTCTGTAAGAGAAGCTTTTCTAAGCCTTATCACCGTTCCCTTTGCCCTGATCGGAGGAGCTTATATGATTTATTTTTGGGGTGTCAATCTCTCTGTAGGTGTTGCTGTTGGTTTTATTGCTTTGTTTGGTATAGCCGTAGAGACTGGTATCGTAATGGTCATCTACCTTAATGATGCTATGCAGCAGCTTGTCAAACTTAGAGGTAATTCAAGCGAAACGATCAGTAAAGAAGAATTAAGAGAATATGTTATTCATGGGGCTGCCAAGCGTCTTAGGCCAAAGTTAATGACTGTCTGTGTGTCTTTATTTGGTTTGATTCCTGTATTATGGGCAACCGGCGTGGGAGTGGATGTTATGCAGCCTATTGTTTTGCCAATGATAGGAGGGGTACTGACATCGTCAACACATATCTTACTGGTCACACCGCTTATCTTTCTAATGTCAAAAGAATACGAATTAAGAAAATACGGAAAATTGGAGGTGCACAATGTACAGCATTAA